The following are encoded together in the Pseudomonas xantholysinigenes genome:
- a CDS encoding ArsC family reductase — protein sequence MTYTLYGIKACDTMKKARTWLEEKAIGYDFHDYKTQGIDRDSLNRWCDEHGWEVVLNRAGTTFRKLDDASKADLDQAKAVELMLAQPSMIKRPVLDLGDRTLVGFKPDQYAAALA from the coding sequence ATGACGTACACTCTTTACGGCATCAAAGCCTGCGACACCATGAAAAAGGCCCGCACCTGGCTTGAAGAAAAGGCCATCGGCTACGACTTCCACGACTACAAGACCCAAGGCATCGACCGCGACAGCCTCAACCGCTGGTGCGACGAGCACGGCTGGGAAGTCGTGCTGAACCGCGCCGGGACCACCTTCCGCAAGCTCGACGACGCCAGCAAGGCCGACCTCGACCAGGCCAAGGCCGTCGAACTGATGCTCGCCCAACCGTCGATGATCAAGCGCCCGGTGCTCGACCTTGGCGACCGCACCCTGGTCGGCTTCAAGCCCGACCAGTACGCCGCGGCGCTGGCCTGA
- the tcdA gene encoding tRNA cyclic N6-threonylcarbamoyladenosine(37) synthase TcdA — MSTEDPRFAGVARLYGDDGLQRLRQAHVAIVGIGGVGSWAAEAMARSGVGEITLFDLDDVCVSNTNRQAHALEGQVGRAKVEVMAERLRAINPACTVHAVADFVTRETMAEYITEQLDYVIDCIDSVMAKAALIAWCRRRKIGVVTTGGAGGQIDPTQIQIGDLNKTFNDPLASRVRSTLRRDYNFSRNTSRNYGVPCVFSSEQLRYPKGDGSVCLQKSFVGEGVRLDCAGGFGAVMMVTASFGMVAASKAVEKLVAGARRPAERVKAL, encoded by the coding sequence ATGAGCACAGAAGACCCACGCTTCGCCGGCGTCGCCCGGCTCTACGGCGACGATGGCCTGCAGCGCCTGCGCCAGGCCCATGTGGCCATCGTCGGAATCGGCGGGGTCGGCTCGTGGGCGGCCGAAGCCATGGCCCGCAGCGGCGTGGGCGAGATCACCCTGTTCGACCTCGATGATGTCTGCGTCAGCAACACCAACCGCCAGGCCCATGCCCTCGAGGGCCAGGTCGGACGCGCCAAGGTCGAGGTGATGGCCGAGCGCCTGCGCGCCATCAACCCGGCTTGCACGGTGCATGCGGTGGCCGATTTCGTCACGCGCGAGACCATGGCCGAGTACATCACCGAGCAGTTGGACTACGTCATCGACTGCATCGACAGCGTGATGGCCAAGGCCGCGTTGATCGCCTGGTGTCGGCGGCGCAAGATCGGTGTCGTCACCACCGGTGGTGCCGGTGGGCAGATCGACCCGACACAGATCCAGATCGGCGACCTGAACAAGACCTTCAACGACCCGTTGGCTTCGCGGGTGCGCTCGACCTTGCGCCGGGACTACAACTTCTCGCGCAACACCAGCCGCAACTATGGTGTGCCTTGTGTGTTCTCCAGCGAGCAGCTGCGCTACCCCAAGGGCGATGGCAGCGTGTGCCTGCAGAAGAGCTTCGTTGGCGAGGGGGTGCGCCTGGATTGCGCGGGCGGGTTTGGCGCGGTGATGATGGTCACCGCCAGCTTCGGCATGGTGGCGGCGAGCAAGGCGGTGGAGAAGTTGGTGGCCGGGGCGCGGCGACCGGCGGAGCGGGTTAAGGCCCTCTAG
- a CDS encoding glycosyltransferase — translation MSSRKFGLNLVVVLAIAALFTGFWALVNRPVSAPAWPEQISGFSYSPFRLGQSPQKGQYPSEDEIRQDLEQLNKLTDNIRIYTVEGTQAEVPRLAEELGLRVTLGIWISNDLERNEREIEKAIGLANTSRSVVRVVVGNEALFREEVTTAQLIGYLDRVRAAVKVPVTTSEQWHIWKEHPELAKHVDLIAAHILPYWEFVPMKDSVQFVLDRARELRKQFPRKPLLLSEVGWPSNGRMRGGADATQADQAIYLRTLVNTLNRRGYNYFVIEAYDQPWKASDEGSVGAYWGVYNAERQQKFNFEGPIVAIPQWRALAVASVVLAMIALAILLIDGSALRQRGRTFLTFITFLCGSVLVWIAYDYSQQYSTWFSLTVGVLLALGALGVFIVLLTEAHELAEAVWIHKRRREFLPVQGDSAYRPKVSVHVPCYNEPPEMVKQTLDALAALDYPDYEVLVIDNNTKDPAVWEPLQAHCEKLGERFKFFHVAPLAGFKGGALNYLIPHTAQDAEVIAVIDSDYCVDRNWLKHMVPHFADPKIAVVQSPQDYRDQHESAFKKLCYSEYKGFFHIGMVTRNDRDAIIQHGTMTMTRRAVLEELGWAEWCICEDAELGLRVFEKGLSAAYAHNSYGKGLMPDTFIDFKKQRFRWAYGAIQIIKHHAGALLRGKGSELTRGQRYHFLAGWLPWIADGMNIFFTVGALLWSAAMIIVPHRVDPPLMMFAIPPLALFFFKVGKIVFLYRRAVGVNMKDAFAAALAGLALSHTIAKAVLYGFFTSSMPFFRTPKNADSHGLLVAISEAREELFIMLLLWGAALGIYLVQGLPSSDMRFWVAMLLVQSLPYLAALVMALLSSLPRPEGHPVTDVA, via the coding sequence ATGTCATCACGCAAATTCGGTCTCAACCTAGTAGTGGTGCTGGCCATCGCCGCGCTGTTCACCGGGTTCTGGGCCCTGGTCAACCGCCCGGTATCCGCCCCCGCCTGGCCGGAACAGATTTCCGGTTTTTCCTACTCGCCATTCCGCCTGGGGCAAAGCCCGCAAAAGGGCCAGTACCCCAGCGAGGATGAGATTCGCCAGGATCTGGAGCAGCTCAACAAGCTGACCGACAACATCCGTATCTACACCGTCGAGGGCACCCAGGCCGAAGTCCCGCGCCTGGCCGAGGAGCTTGGCCTGCGGGTGACCCTGGGCATCTGGATCAGCAACGACCTGGAGCGCAACGAGCGCGAAATCGAAAAAGCCATCGGCCTGGCCAACACCTCACGCAGCGTGGTGCGGGTGGTGGTCGGCAACGAGGCGCTGTTCCGCGAAGAGGTCACCACCGCGCAGCTGATCGGTTACCTCGACCGGGTCCGCGCCGCGGTCAAGGTGCCAGTGACCACCAGTGAGCAGTGGCATATCTGGAAGGAACACCCCGAGCTGGCCAAGCACGTCGACCTGATCGCCGCGCACATCCTGCCGTACTGGGAATTCGTGCCGATGAAGGACTCGGTGCAGTTCGTCCTCGACCGCGCCCGCGAGCTGCGCAAGCAGTTCCCGCGCAAGCCGCTGCTGCTCTCGGAAGTCGGCTGGCCAAGCAACGGCCGCATGCGCGGCGGCGCCGACGCCACCCAGGCCGACCAGGCCATTTACCTGCGCACCCTGGTCAACACCCTCAACCGCCGTGGCTACAACTACTTCGTCATCGAAGCCTACGACCAACCGTGGAAGGCCAGCGACGAAGGCTCGGTAGGTGCCTACTGGGGCGTATACAACGCCGAGCGCCAGCAGAAATTCAACTTCGAGGGGCCGATCGTGGCGATCCCGCAGTGGCGCGCCCTGGCCGTGGCCTCGGTGGTGCTGGCGATGATCGCCCTGGCCATCCTGCTGATCGACGGCTCGGCGCTGCGCCAGCGTGGGCGGACCTTCCTCACTTTCATCACCTTCCTGTGCGGCTCGGTCCTGGTGTGGATCGCCTACGACTACAGCCAGCAATACAGCACCTGGTTCAGCCTGACCGTGGGCGTGCTGCTGGCGCTCGGCGCCCTGGGCGTGTTCATCGTGCTGCTGACCGAAGCCCATGAGCTGGCCGAGGCGGTGTGGATCCACAAACGTCGCCGGGAGTTCCTGCCGGTGCAGGGCGATAGCGCCTATCGCCCCAAAGTATCTGTGCATGTGCCGTGCTACAACGAGCCGCCAGAGATGGTCAAGCAGACCCTCGACGCCCTCGCCGCCCTGGACTATCCGGACTACGAAGTGCTGGTGATCGACAACAACACCAAGGACCCGGCGGTGTGGGAACCATTGCAGGCCCATTGCGAAAAACTCGGCGAGCGCTTCAAGTTCTTCCATGTCGCGCCCCTGGCCGGCTTCAAGGGCGGCGCGCTGAACTACCTGATCCCGCACACGGCCCAGGATGCCGAGGTGATCGCGGTGATCGACTCGGACTACTGCGTCGACCGCAACTGGCTCAAGCACATGGTGCCGCATTTCGCGGACCCGAAGATCGCCGTGGTGCAATCGCCTCAGGACTACCGCGACCAGCACGAGAGTGCCTTCAAGAAACTGTGCTACAGCGAGTACAAGGGCTTCTTCCATATCGGCATGGTCACCCGCAACGACCGTGACGCGATCATCCAGCACGGCACCATGACCATGACCCGTCGCGCGGTGCTCGAAGAGCTGGGCTGGGCCGAGTGGTGCATCTGCGAGGACGCCGAGCTGGGCCTGCGCGTGTTCGAGAAAGGCTTGTCGGCCGCCTATGCCCACAACAGCTACGGCAAGGGCCTGATGCCCGACACCTTCATCGACTTCAAGAAGCAGCGCTTCCGCTGGGCCTATGGCGCCATCCAGATCATCAAGCACCATGCCGGCGCCTTGCTGCGCGGCAAGGGCAGCGAGCTGACCCGCGGCCAGCGCTACCACTTCCTGGCCGGCTGGCTGCCGTGGATCGCTGACGGCATGAACATCTTCTTCACCGTCGGCGCGCTGCTGTGGTCGGCGGCGATGATCATCGTGCCGCACCGGGTCGATCCGCCACTGATGATGTTCGCCATCCCGCCGCTGGCGTTGTTCTTCTTCAAGGTCGGCAAGATCGTCTTCCTCTACCGCCGCGCGGTGGGGGTCAACATGAAAGATGCCTTCGCCGCCGCGCTGGCGGGGCTGGCGCTGTCGCACACCATCGCCAAGGCGGTGCTGTACGGGTTCTTCACCAGCAGCATGCCGTTCTTCCGCACACCGAAGAACGCCGACAGCCATGGGCTGCTGGTGGCGATTTCCGAGGCCCGCGAAGAGCTGTTCATCATGTTGTTGCTGTGGGGCGCGGCGCTGGGGATCTACCTGGTGCAGGGGCTGCCGAGTTCGGACATGCGCTTCTGGGTGGCGATGCTGCTGGTGCAGTCGCTGCCATACCTGGCGGCGCTGGTGATGGCGCTGCTGTCGTCGTTGCCGAGACCCGAAGGCCATCCCGTGACGGACGTTGCCTGA
- a CDS encoding type II toxin-antitoxin system RelE/ParE family toxin, with translation MIRSFRCAETQTLFTTGKTRRWSQIKSIAERKLAMLDAAKALRDLRSPPGNRLEQLSGDRSGQHSIRINDQCRICFNWSDEGPANVEIIDYH, from the coding sequence ATGATTCGAAGCTTCCGCTGCGCCGAGACGCAAACCTTGTTCACCACCGGCAAGACCCGCCGCTGGTCGCAGATCAAGTCCATCGCCGAGCGCAAGCTGGCCATGCTCGATGCCGCCAAGGCTCTGCGTGACCTGCGCTCGCCTCCCGGCAACCGCCTCGAACAGTTGTCCGGCGATCGCAGCGGGCAACACAGCATCCGAATCAACGATCAGTGCCGCATCTGCTTCAACTGGAGCGACGAAGGCCCGGCAAACGTTGAAATCATCGACTACCACTGA
- a CDS encoding aminotransferase class V-fold PLP-dependent enzyme translates to MFQPSPWRADFPAIAALHRQHQTYLDSAATTQKPQALLDALSHYYGHGAANVHRAQHLPGALATQAFEATRDKTAAWLNAADARQIVFTHGATSALNLLAYGLEHRFEAGDEIAVSALEHHANLLPWQQLAQRRNLRLVVLPVNDHGHVDLDQALQLIGPRTRLLAISQLSNVLGTWQPLAPLLSHARAQGALSVVDGAQGVVHGRHDVQQLDCDFYVFSSHKLYGPEGVGVLYGRAQALALLRHWQFGGEMVQLADYQSASFRPAPLGFEAGTPPIAGVIGLGATLDYLASLDANAVANHESSLHQHLLRGLADREGIRVLGAPQTALVSFVIEGVHNADIAHLLTEQGIAVRAGHHCAMPLLKGLGLDGAIRVSLGLYTDSDDLQRFFDALDQGLELLR, encoded by the coding sequence ATGTTCCAGCCCTCCCCCTGGCGTGCCGATTTTCCCGCCATCGCCGCATTGCACCGGCAGCACCAGACCTATCTGGACAGCGCCGCCACCACGCAGAAACCACAGGCCCTGCTCGACGCCCTGAGCCACTACTATGGCCATGGCGCGGCCAATGTGCACCGTGCCCAGCATCTGCCCGGCGCCCTGGCAACCCAGGCCTTCGAGGCGACCCGCGACAAGACCGCCGCCTGGCTCAACGCCGCCGACGCTCGGCAGATCGTCTTCACCCACGGTGCCACCTCTGCCCTGAACCTGTTGGCCTATGGCCTGGAACACCGCTTCGAGGCCGGCGATGAAATCGCCGTCAGCGCCCTGGAGCATCACGCCAACCTGTTGCCCTGGCAGCAGTTGGCACAGCGGCGCAACCTGCGCCTGGTGGTGCTGCCAGTGAACGATCACGGCCATGTCGACCTGGATCAGGCCCTGCAACTGATCGGCCCGCGCACCCGCCTGCTCGCCATCAGCCAGCTGTCCAACGTGCTGGGCACCTGGCAACCGCTGGCACCGCTGCTCAGCCATGCCCGCGCCCAGGGCGCGCTGAGCGTGGTCGATGGCGCCCAGGGCGTGGTGCATGGCCGTCACGATGTGCAACAGCTGGACTGTGATTTCTACGTGTTCTCCAGCCACAAGCTCTACGGCCCGGAAGGCGTCGGCGTGCTGTATGGCCGTGCCCAGGCACTGGCGCTGCTGCGCCACTGGCAGTTCGGCGGCGAAATGGTCCAGCTGGCGGACTACCAGAGCGCCAGCTTCCGTCCGGCGCCATTGGGATTCGAAGCCGGCACCCCGCCCATCGCCGGGGTGATCGGGCTGGGCGCCACCCTGGACTACCTGGCCAGCCTGGATGCCAATGCCGTCGCCAACCATGAAAGCAGCCTGCACCAACACCTGCTGCGTGGCCTGGCCGATCGCGAGGGCATTCGTGTGCTGGGGGCGCCACAAACAGCGTTGGTCAGTTTCGTCATCGAGGGCGTGCACAATGCCGATATCGCCCACCTGTTGACCGAACAAGGCATTGCCGTGCGTGCCGGGCATCATTGCGCCATGCCCTTGCTCAAGGGGCTGGGGTTGGACGGTGCGATCCGTGTTTCCCTCGGGCTCTATACCGACAGCGATGACCTGCAACGCTTCTTCGACGCACTCGACCAGGGCCTGGAGCTGCTGCGATGA
- a CDS encoding SufE family protein: MSLSAEASQALESFQQARGWEQRARLLMQWGDRLEPLDDSEKTEANQVHGCESLVWLVARQENGQWHYKAASDARLLRGLLALLLVRVQGLASDELAAVDLGDWFSSLGLERQLSPSRSNGLHAVLLKMTELATAH, translated from the coding sequence ATGAGCTTGTCGGCAGAGGCCAGCCAGGCGCTGGAAAGCTTCCAGCAGGCGCGCGGCTGGGAGCAGCGAGCGCGGTTGTTGATGCAGTGGGGTGATCGGCTGGAACCGCTGGACGACAGCGAGAAGACCGAGGCCAACCAAGTGCACGGCTGTGAAAGCCTGGTATGGCTGGTGGCCCGACAGGAAAATGGTCAATGGCATTACAAAGCCGCTAGTGATGCACGGCTGCTGCGCGGTTTGCTGGCACTACTGCTGGTGCGGGTGCAAGGCCTGGCCAGTGATGAACTGGCCGCAGTCGATCTGGGCGACTGGTTCAGCAGCCTTGGGTTGGAGCGCCAGCTGTCGCCGTCGCGTAGCAATGGGCTGCATGCGGTGCTGTTGAAGATGACCGAGTTGGCGACCGCCCACTAA
- the dapD gene encoding 2,3,4,5-tetrahydropyridine-2,6-dicarboxylate N-succinyltransferase, which produces MSQSLFSLAFGVGTQNRQGAWLEVFYAQPVLKPSAELVAAIAPILGYEGGNQAIAFTTAQAAQLAEAVKGVDAAQAALLTRLAESHKPLVATVLAEDAALASTPEAYLKLHLLSHRLVKPHGVSLAGIFPLLPNVAWTNQGAIDLAELAEQQLEARLKGELLEVFSVDKFPKMTDYVVPAGVRIADTARVRLGAYIGEGTTIMHEGFVNFNAGTEGPGMIEGRVSAGVFVGKGSDLGGGCSTMGTLSGGGNIVIKVGEGCLIGANAGIGIPLGDRNTVEAGLYITAGTKVNLLDENNQLVKVVKARDLAGQTDLLFRRNSLNGAVECKTHKSAIELNEALHAHN; this is translated from the coding sequence ATGTCTCAATCGCTGTTCAGCCTGGCCTTCGGTGTCGGCACCCAGAACCGCCAGGGCGCCTGGCTGGAAGTCTTCTACGCGCAGCCTGTGCTCAAGCCCTCCGCCGAGCTGGTCGCCGCGATCGCGCCGATCCTTGGTTACGAAGGCGGCAACCAGGCCATCGCCTTCACCACCGCCCAAGCCGCGCAACTGGCTGAAGCCGTGAAGGGCGTCGACGCCGCCCAGGCCGCCCTGCTGACCCGCCTGGCCGAAAGCCACAAGCCGCTGGTCGCCACCGTGCTGGCCGAGGACGCCGCGCTGGCCTCCACGCCAGAGGCCTACCTCAAGCTGCACCTGCTGTCGCACCGCCTGGTCAAGCCGCACGGTGTATCGCTGGCCGGCATTTTCCCGCTGCTGCCGAACGTCGCCTGGACCAACCAGGGCGCCATCGACCTGGCCGAACTGGCCGAACAGCAACTGGAAGCGCGCCTGAAGGGCGAGCTGCTGGAAGTGTTCTCGGTGGACAAGTTCCCGAAGATGACCGACTACGTGGTTCCGGCCGGCGTGCGCATCGCCGACACCGCCCGTGTGCGCCTGGGCGCCTACATCGGCGAAGGCACCACCATCATGCACGAGGGCTTCGTCAACTTTAACGCCGGCACCGAAGGCCCGGGCATGATCGAAGGTCGCGTGTCGGCCGGCGTGTTCGTTGGCAAGGGCTCGGACCTGGGCGGCGGCTGCTCGACCATGGGCACCCTGTCCGGTGGCGGCAACATCGTCATCAAGGTTGGCGAAGGCTGCCTGATCGGCGCCAACGCCGGTATCGGCATCCCGCTGGGCGACCGCAACACCGTCGAGGCCGGCCTGTACATCACCGCCGGCACCAAGGTGAACCTGCTGGATGAAAACAACCAGCTGGTCAAGGTGGTCAAGGCCCGCGACCTGGCCGGCCAGACCGACCTGCTGTTCCGCCGCAACTCGCTCAACGGCGCGGTGGAATGCAAGACCCACAAGTCGGCCATCGAGCTGAACGAGGCACTGCACGCCCACAACTGA
- a CDS encoding HigA family addiction module antitoxin, protein MLTNGMRPIHPGEVLREDFQKELGLSAAALARALGVATPTVNNILRERGGVSADMALRLSICLDTTPEFWLNLQSAFDLRTAQQQHGDEIIGSVQRLVA, encoded by the coding sequence ATGCTCACTAACGGTATGCGTCCCATCCATCCCGGCGAAGTCCTGCGTGAGGACTTCCAGAAGGAACTGGGCCTGAGCGCCGCCGCCCTGGCACGCGCGCTCGGTGTCGCTACTCCAACCGTCAACAACATCCTGCGCGAACGCGGTGGCGTGTCCGCCGACATGGCGTTGCGCCTGTCGATCTGCCTGGACACCACGCCGGAGTTCTGGCTCAACCTGCAGTCAGCGTTCGATCTGCGCACCGCCCAACAACAGCATGGCGATGAAATCATCGGCTCAGTCCAGCGCCTGGTCGCCTGA
- a CDS encoding Na+/H+ antiporter, producing MQSAYTVLILLMLVSVSKLVGRLLPLPLPLVQIAAGALLAWPTLGLHVALDPELFLFLFLPPLLFADGWRMPKRELWRLRGPVVGLAVGLVLFTVVGAGYFIHWLLPSIPLPVAFALAAVLSPTDAVAVSAITQDRLPTPLMRMLQGEALMNDASGLVTFKFALVAAVTGVFSLAEASLTFVLVALGGLAVGVALSWLVGRLRMWMITRGWDDPATHVVFMLLLPFAAYVLAERLGVSGILSAVAAGMMQSWLDLLPRQTSTRLLNRSVWSLLEFAFNGLIFLLLGLQLPDIIKAVVTDEATVWPTLAWRCLDVLAIFVTLVMLRFVWVQSIWRMTGLVRRWRGKPALVMMPTARSCWLLTFGGVRGAVTLAGVMSVPLLMGAGKAFPERDLLIFIAAGVILLSLVSAVIALPILLRGVTKSPDERLRQEVQEAWRRTAEAAIHALEAEEVTDANAPQDAAQATLATELKARLMAEYRDELDSYNDTAEARALAEQMDLLERRLRVRALRAQRLELYELHRQHLVGDEVVRQVLGELDMSEANLGQVR from the coding sequence ATGCAGTCAGCCTATACCGTTCTTATCCTGCTGATGCTGGTGAGCGTGTCGAAACTGGTGGGGCGCTTGTTGCCACTGCCGTTGCCACTGGTGCAGATCGCCGCTGGCGCCTTGTTGGCCTGGCCGACCCTGGGCCTGCACGTGGCACTGGACCCGGAGCTGTTCCTGTTCCTGTTCCTGCCACCGCTGCTGTTCGCCGATGGCTGGCGCATGCCCAAGCGCGAGCTGTGGCGCCTGCGCGGGCCAGTGGTCGGCCTGGCCGTGGGGTTGGTGCTGTTCACCGTGGTGGGCGCGGGCTATTTCATCCACTGGTTGTTGCCCAGCATCCCGTTGCCGGTGGCCTTCGCCCTGGCGGCGGTGTTGTCGCCCACTGATGCCGTGGCCGTATCGGCCATCACCCAGGATCGCCTGCCAACCCCATTGATGCGCATGCTCCAGGGCGAGGCGCTGATGAACGACGCGTCGGGCCTGGTGACGTTCAAGTTCGCCCTGGTGGCGGCCGTCACCGGGGTGTTCTCGCTGGCCGAAGCCAGCCTGACCTTTGTCCTGGTCGCCCTTGGCGGCTTGGCGGTGGGCGTGGCGCTCAGCTGGCTGGTGGGGCGCCTGCGCATGTGGATGATCACTCGGGGCTGGGACGACCCGGCCACCCATGTGGTGTTCATGCTGTTGCTGCCCTTCGCCGCCTACGTGCTGGCCGAGCGCCTAGGCGTGTCGGGCATCCTCTCGGCGGTGGCCGCGGGCATGATGCAGAGCTGGCTTGACCTGCTGCCGCGGCAGACCAGCACCCGCCTGCTCAACCGGAGTGTCTGGTCGTTGCTGGAGTTTGCCTTCAATGGCCTGATCTTCCTGTTGTTGGGGCTGCAGTTGCCGGACATCATCAAGGCCGTGGTCACCGACGAGGCGACTGTCTGGCCGACCCTGGCCTGGCGTTGCCTGGATGTACTGGCGATCTTCGTCACCCTGGTGATGCTGCGTTTCGTCTGGGTACAGAGCATTTGGCGCATGACCGGGCTGGTGCGGCGCTGGCGGGGCAAGCCGGCCTTGGTGATGATGCCGACCGCGCGTTCCTGCTGGCTGTTGACCTTTGGTGGCGTACGCGGGGCGGTGACCCTCGCGGGCGTGATGTCGGTGCCACTGCTGATGGGCGCCGGCAAGGCCTTTCCCGAGCGCGATCTGCTGATCTTCATTGCCGCCGGGGTGATTCTGTTGTCGCTGGTCAGCGCCGTGATCGCCTTGCCGATCCTGCTGCGCGGCGTGACCAAGAGCCCGGATGAGCGTTTGCGCCAGGAAGTCCAGGAGGCCTGGCGGCGCACCGCCGAGGCGGCCATCCATGCCCTGGAGGCTGAAGAAGTGACCGACGCCAACGCGCCACAGGATGCCGCCCAGGCGACCCTGGCGACCGAACTCAAGGCGCGGCTGATGGCCGAATATCGGGATGAACTGGACAGCTACAACGACACTGCCGAGGCGCGGGCGCTGGCTGAGCAGATGGACCTGCTGGAACGCCGTTTGCGCGTGCGCGCGCTACGCGCCCAGCGCCTGGAACTCTACGAACTGCATCGCCAGCACCTGGTGGGGGATGAGGTGGTGAGGCAGGTGCTGGGCGAATTGGACATGAGTGAGGCCAATCTGGGCCAGGTCAGGTAG